Proteins found in one Pseudomonas mosselii genomic segment:
- a CDS encoding integrating conjugative element protein, whose amino-acid sequence MKRPEPKNLSTKACRLLRPTALAGTLALVCGLAWAQVGYQNSGPVIGDDVMYSIGGGSAVSMGRAAGMRSIGVGVGWNSNLICGDMSIQTTLRNQLNGITNGFQQIMSNVIQSATSAVASLPALIIQRADPGLYNLLTNGVLQARLDFDRSKLTCRAMAEKMAETAGGQLGWSQMAEGMALRDAVGSNDAVSAVEQAETRRGNDGVPWVGGSNAGGAGQSAIRVVGDVTRAGYNLVNGRGVTDTSSIASASCASLSCQTWTSPQQATEWATRVLGEQVQRTCDSCTKTETVPGVGLTPLIQEEYEAKLEVLQELVSGTRTTTFENLREAGSTSLPITRGVIEALRDEPDQDLLARRLASEVALSSVLEKALLLQRTLLTGKKEPNVAANELAVKAVNHESDTLDREIRNLKTELELRRELANNSPMAIIQRHGTRAAGSRGIYEGDPVPDRLDQLQKGNPGARP is encoded by the coding sequence ATGAAGCGTCCTGAACCGAAGAACCTGTCCACCAAGGCGTGCCGCCTGCTGCGCCCGACGGCACTGGCCGGCACGCTCGCCCTGGTCTGCGGCCTGGCGTGGGCACAGGTCGGATACCAGAACAGCGGCCCCGTCATTGGCGATGACGTCATGTACTCGATCGGCGGCGGCAGCGCGGTGTCCATGGGCCGCGCGGCCGGCATGCGCTCCATCGGGGTCGGTGTGGGGTGGAACAGCAACCTGATCTGCGGCGACATGAGCATCCAGACCACGCTGCGCAATCAGCTCAACGGCATCACGAACGGCTTTCAGCAGATCATGAGCAACGTAATCCAGAGCGCCACCAGCGCGGTAGCGTCCCTGCCGGCGCTGATCATTCAGCGCGCCGATCCGGGCCTGTACAACCTGCTGACCAACGGCGTGCTGCAGGCGCGGCTGGACTTCGACCGCTCCAAGCTGACGTGCCGCGCCATGGCGGAGAAGATGGCCGAGACAGCGGGTGGCCAGCTTGGCTGGAGCCAGATGGCCGAAGGCATGGCCTTGCGTGACGCGGTTGGCAGCAACGATGCCGTGTCGGCCGTCGAGCAGGCCGAGACGCGCCGCGGCAACGACGGCGTGCCCTGGGTGGGTGGCAGCAATGCTGGTGGCGCAGGCCAGTCCGCCATCCGGGTGGTCGGCGACGTCACCCGCGCGGGCTACAACCTGGTCAACGGTCGTGGCGTGACGGACACATCCTCCATCGCGTCCGCCAGTTGTGCGAGCCTGTCCTGCCAGACCTGGACGTCGCCGCAGCAGGCGACCGAATGGGCCACGCGGGTCCTCGGAGAGCAGGTGCAGCGCACCTGCGACTCCTGCACCAAGACCGAGACGGTGCCCGGCGTCGGGCTGACGCCGCTGATCCAGGAAGAGTACGAGGCGAAGCTGGAGGTCCTTCAGGAGCTGGTTTCCGGCACGCGCACTACCACCTTTGAGAACCTGCGCGAGGCTGGCAGCACGTCGCTGCCAATCACGCGTGGCGTGATCGAGGCGCTGCGCGACGAGCCGGACCAGGACCTTCTGGCGCGGCGCCTCGCGTCGGAGGTGGCGCTGTCGTCGGTGCTGGAAAAAGCGCTGCTGCTCCAGCGCACGCTGCTCACGGGCAAGAAGGAGCCCAACGTCGCAGCCAACGAACTCGCGGTCAAGGCCGTGAACCACGAGAGCGACACGCTCGACCGGGAGATCCGCAACCTGAAGACGGAGCTGGAGCTTCGGCGCGAGCTGGCAAACAACTCACCGATGGCCATCATCCAGCGGCACGGTACGCGCGCGGCAGGCTCGCGCGGCATCTACGAGGGTGATCCGGTACCCGACCGCCTCGACCAGTTGCAGAAGGGCAATCCAGGAGCCAGGCCATGA
- a CDS encoding DsbA family protein — translation MEQKRPSIPMQVQAFRRRRWQFRWPWALAAVLVALLLIWLVSRSPGGSTPQTSAPVSDTQVAGPPWQMGNPEGRFTLTLYADLECPFCRSYFPVLKRWVAGNADVTLQWHHLPLAAHEPAASAEARLAECAGEAGSHAAFWQAVEWVYAHTRSDGQGLPEGLRYPDLTPAIEQCLASERPDAPIRAQTAEATNSGVIATPSLRLHDRETGKAILLQGPIEGDALLSAMDMLAAGDPAAIPTSEMPADVVGDMPR, via the coding sequence ATGGAACAGAAACGCCCATCCATTCCGATGCAGGTCCAGGCGTTCCGTCGTCGGCGCTGGCAGTTCCGCTGGCCCTGGGCATTGGCCGCGGTGCTGGTTGCGCTGCTGCTGATCTGGCTCGTGTCACGTTCGCCAGGCGGGTCCACACCTCAGACTTCGGCGCCAGTCAGCGACACGCAGGTGGCTGGGCCTCCGTGGCAGATGGGCAATCCGGAAGGGCGTTTCACGCTGACGCTCTACGCGGACCTCGAATGCCCGTTCTGCCGGTCCTATTTTCCAGTGCTCAAGCGTTGGGTGGCCGGCAATGCGGACGTGACCTTGCAATGGCACCACCTGCCGTTGGCCGCGCATGAGCCAGCCGCGTCCGCCGAAGCGCGCCTGGCGGAATGCGCGGGCGAAGCCGGCAGCCATGCCGCCTTTTGGCAGGCCGTCGAATGGGTCTATGCCCACACGCGGAGCGACGGCCAGGGCTTGCCTGAAGGGCTGCGCTACCCCGACCTCACTCCAGCGATCGAGCAGTGTCTGGCGAGCGAGCGGCCCGATGCACCGATCCGCGCCCAGACGGCGGAAGCCACGAACAGCGGCGTGATCGCCACGCCATCGCTGCGGCTGCACGATCGCGAAACCGGCAAGGCGATCCTGCTGCAGGGCCCGATCGAGGGCGATGCCTTGCTGTCGGCCATGGACATGCTCGCGGCCGGCGATCCCGCCGCCATACCCACATCGGAAATGCCTGCCGACGTCGTCGGCGACATGCCCAGGTAG
- a CDS encoding conjugal transfer protein TraG N-terminal domain-containing protein yields MTLFTTDYLEYYLTLVSWIVNNGIWAVLVSSGVFALPFVAIIVQEWLKARAEGADEGNKGVLSAARIENRVFVAIVVVMFAGIPFIDVDLNTIQYDSSRSAQCQVSVPQPSNTGWSQSFSTINNQSAKVPVWWAFMHALSRAVTGASVAAIPCGTDLRQMRMEIDATRIDDPVLAQEVADFSRDCYGAARAKLFMQRPQLDEQQLHDVTWIGSRFFTDTNGYYDTYRSSTPREDWPYDSTRDAGLAQVASGGGYPTCRQWWADGSNGLRARLLGQVDPSLLNRLAGWAGFLSRAEVDDSVIRAIASPRQQKLNQGSVYTDYGGQIEMTDPNIITRAAADVGLAVGSLGYFPSMDAMRQALPMVLALLKMALVVCIPVVLMVSTYNLKTLVTVSVVQFALFFVDFWFQLARWIDSTILDALYGWGWGWNRPHTNFDPVMGLNNAFGDMLLNFVMATMFIVLPLFWVTALGWAGYAVGGMLQGLAAGTAGAKAAGGKAADMAFGGAMKWASTPSKRK; encoded by the coding sequence ATGACTCTGTTCACGACCGACTACCTGGAGTATTACCTTACGCTGGTGTCCTGGATCGTCAACAACGGCATCTGGGCCGTGCTGGTATCCAGCGGCGTCTTCGCGCTGCCTTTCGTGGCGATCATCGTGCAGGAGTGGTTGAAGGCCCGTGCAGAAGGCGCCGACGAGGGCAATAAAGGCGTGCTGAGCGCCGCCCGCATCGAGAACCGGGTCTTCGTCGCCATCGTGGTGGTGATGTTCGCGGGCATCCCGTTCATCGACGTGGACCTCAACACCATCCAGTACGACAGCTCGCGCTCGGCGCAATGCCAGGTCAGTGTGCCGCAGCCCTCGAATACCGGCTGGTCGCAATCTTTCAGCACCATCAACAACCAGTCGGCGAAGGTGCCGGTGTGGTGGGCGTTCATGCACGCGCTCTCGCGCGCCGTCACGGGCGCTTCAGTGGCAGCGATCCCGTGCGGCACGGACCTGCGGCAGATGCGCATGGAGATCGACGCGACTCGCATTGACGACCCAGTGTTGGCTCAGGAAGTAGCGGATTTCTCGCGGGATTGCTATGGGGCTGCGCGGGCGAAATTGTTCATGCAGCGGCCTCAACTCGATGAGCAGCAGCTGCACGACGTAACCTGGATCGGCTCACGCTTCTTCACGGACACGAACGGCTACTACGACACATACCGTTCCAGCACCCCGCGCGAGGACTGGCCCTATGACAGCACGCGCGACGCAGGGCTTGCGCAGGTGGCCAGCGGCGGCGGCTATCCGACCTGCAGGCAATGGTGGGCCGATGGCAGCAATGGACTGCGGGCACGCTTGCTGGGTCAGGTGGACCCGAGCCTGCTCAATCGCCTGGCGGGCTGGGCTGGCTTCCTGAGCCGTGCCGAGGTGGACGATTCGGTGATCCGCGCGATCGCGTCACCGCGACAGCAGAAGCTGAACCAAGGCAGCGTCTATACGGACTACGGTGGCCAGATCGAAATGACCGACCCAAACATCATCACCCGGGCGGCGGCCGACGTAGGACTGGCGGTAGGCTCGCTGGGCTACTTCCCCTCCATGGATGCAATGCGCCAGGCTCTTCCGATGGTGCTGGCGCTCTTGAAGATGGCGCTGGTTGTCTGCATTCCGGTGGTGCTCATGGTTAGCACCTACAACCTGAAAACACTCGTGACGGTCAGCGTGGTGCAGTTTGCGCTGTTCTTCGTGGATTTCTGGTTCCAACTCGCGCGCTGGATCGACAGCACCATTCTGGACGCGCTCTACGGATGGGGCTGGGGATGGAACCGGCCGCATACGAATTTCGATCCGGTCATGGGCCTCAACAATGCCTTCGGAGACATGCTGTTGAATTTCGTCATGGCGACGATGTTCATCGTGCTGCCCTTGTTCTGGGTAACCGCCTTGGGATGGGCGGGCTACGCCGTGGGGGGCATGTTGCAAGGGCTTGCTGCTGGTACGGCAGGCGCCAAAGCGGCCGGCGGCAAAGCCGCCGACATGGCCTTTGGCGGCGCTATGAAGTGGGCATCGACACCCAGCAAGAGGAAGTAG
- a CDS encoding DUF3742 family protein produces the protein MSTTTRISTAERLGRALGRGWRAYARSERRASNWLVSKGVPLAAAAALLWAGKLAVLGLLLYVAFWLALLLVALVFVARGHDTVEWEPPEPEWRHGHAGFGLYTHDEYRIDSHDPSDET, from the coding sequence ATGAGCACCACGACCCGCATCAGCACTGCGGAACGCCTCGGCCGCGCCCTTGGCCGCGGGTGGCGCGCCTATGCGCGCAGCGAACGTCGGGCGTCGAACTGGTTGGTGTCCAAGGGTGTGCCGTTGGCTGCCGCCGCCGCGCTGCTGTGGGCCGGCAAACTGGCTGTCCTGGGGCTGCTGCTCTACGTTGCTTTCTGGCTGGCGTTGCTGCTGGTCGCGCTGGTGTTTGTGGCCCGGGGGCACGATACCGTCGAATGGGAGCCGCCCGAACCAGAGTGGCGGCACGGGCACGCCGGTTTTGGCCTCTATACCCACGATGAGTATCGGATAGATTCACATGATCCATCTGATGAGACCTAG
- the radC gene encoding RadC family protein: MSFVVNDSCLESLSAIAAQHEDWIIQQAIALLEKRVFKAGPKLLDPTAVRDYLRVKLVAEPNEIFVAVFLDSMHQVLAYEPLFRGTINATSVYPRVVVQRVLQLNAAAVVFAHQHPSGISEPSSADRMLTQQLQAALALIDVRVLDHIIVGQGAPFSFAESGLL, from the coding sequence ATGTCTTTCGTCGTCAATGACTCCTGCCTGGAGTCGCTTTCCGCCATCGCTGCCCAGCACGAGGACTGGATCATCCAGCAAGCCATTGCGCTGCTGGAGAAGCGGGTTTTCAAAGCGGGTCCGAAACTCCTCGACCCCACGGCCGTGCGCGACTACCTGCGCGTGAAGCTGGTGGCCGAGCCCAACGAAATATTCGTCGCTGTGTTCCTGGACAGCATGCACCAGGTACTGGCCTACGAGCCGCTGTTCAGGGGCACGATCAACGCGACTTCGGTCTATCCGCGTGTCGTTGTGCAGCGTGTTCTGCAGTTGAATGCGGCCGCGGTGGTCTTCGCGCACCAGCACCCCTCGGGCATTTCCGAGCCGTCGAGCGCGGATCGCATGCTGACCCAGCAACTGCAGGCCGCGCTGGCGCTCATCGATGTGCGGGTACTGGACCACATCATCGTCGGCCAGGGTGCCCCGTTCTCCTTTGCGGAGTCCGGCCTGCTGTAA
- a CDS encoding TIGR03756 family integrating conjugative element protein has translation MTYRPFDLLRRLRVAVASLLLVSATGSYALNTVTIVSSVMSPDCLEYRVVGICYWLYCTYGGCSVRTSTKVRHYVPDAVVSSYSNTGENPWVEVRAMSMPNASAQAGGDGTTNEDHENNLAKFKNADVIGHPGGEVFNQFASSSGYFCQGAGTAFMPYLLSTLDTLAWRYNVPEMAYPEALIPGRREVGARTTMNLWGNVYPRGGFLHQTDDHKSGAVVAQRAGDVVTRRGQLHVYQPLLANARDGYWPAGALMEGDASTGKWQELTPRLSNTCVVFPHSGTLTQAQQGDYAWALWRPYACCERRGQVFLGSVDFL, from the coding sequence GTGACCTATCGCCCATTCGACCTGCTGCGCCGCCTGCGCGTCGCCGTGGCCTCGCTGCTGCTGGTCAGCGCCACGGGCAGCTACGCCCTGAACACCGTCACCATCGTGTCCTCCGTCATGTCGCCGGACTGCCTGGAGTACCGGGTGGTGGGCATCTGCTACTGGCTGTATTGCACCTATGGCGGCTGCTCGGTGCGCACGTCCACCAAGGTCCGGCACTACGTCCCCGATGCGGTCGTCTCCAGCTACAGCAACACCGGAGAGAACCCCTGGGTCGAAGTGCGAGCGATGAGCATGCCGAACGCCTCGGCCCAGGCAGGCGGCGACGGCACCACCAACGAAGACCACGAAAACAACCTCGCCAAATTCAAGAACGCCGATGTCATCGGCCATCCCGGCGGCGAGGTGTTCAACCAGTTCGCCTCGTCCTCGGGCTATTTTTGCCAAGGCGCGGGAACGGCCTTCATGCCGTATCTGCTCAGCACCTTGGACACGCTGGCCTGGCGCTACAACGTGCCCGAGATGGCCTACCCGGAGGCGCTGATCCCGGGCCGGCGCGAGGTCGGTGCGCGCACCACGATGAACCTCTGGGGCAATGTCTATCCGCGCGGCGGCTTCCTGCACCAGACCGACGACCACAAATCCGGGGCGGTCGTGGCTCAGCGCGCCGGTGACGTCGTCACGCGGCGCGGGCAGTTGCACGTGTACCAGCCGCTGCTCGCCAACGCGCGTGATGGCTACTGGCCGGCCGGCGCGCTGATGGAAGGTGATGCCTCGACCGGCAAGTGGCAGGAACTGACGCCGCGCCTGTCGAACACCTGCGTGGTGTTCCCCCACAGCGGCACGCTGACCCAAGCCCAGCAAGGCGACTACGCGTGGGCGCTGTGGCGTCCGTATGCGTGCTGCGAACGCCGGGGCCAGGTGTTCCTCGGCAGCGTCGATTTCCTCTGA
- a CDS encoding TIGR03757 family integrating conjugative element protein encodes MPGAFTRFAPGWRTLGLAIVLPASFAAFSPAAFAADVVVVTDSRHPVKTMGGERLIELDRASGLEAELSADLPADPERAAAIVRQRLNQGGTDLQRRIGTAYQGITDAWSLGVTTIPAVVVDQRYVVYGEPDVARAVSCIEQHRRRQP; translated from the coding sequence ATGCCAGGAGCTTTTACCCGGTTCGCACCAGGCTGGCGAACCCTTGGCCTGGCCATCGTGCTGCCGGCGTCGTTCGCGGCATTCAGCCCGGCCGCGTTCGCCGCCGACGTGGTGGTCGTCACCGACAGCCGCCACCCGGTCAAGACCATGGGCGGCGAGCGGCTGATCGAGCTGGACCGGGCATCCGGGCTCGAAGCAGAGCTTTCCGCAGATCTGCCAGCCGACCCCGAGCGCGCAGCAGCCATCGTCCGGCAACGCCTGAACCAAGGCGGCACCGACCTTCAGCGCCGCATTGGCACCGCCTACCAGGGCATCACCGACGCATGGAGTTTGGGTGTCACGACCATCCCGGCCGTCGTGGTGGACCAACGCTATGTGGTCTATGGCGAGCCTGACGTGGCCCGGGCCGTGTCCTGCATCGAGCAGCACCGGAGGAGGCAACCGTGA
- a CDS encoding RES family NAD+ phosphorylase produces MSHELPSFLIDAGELLQHVSRVVYRGSPLYYGRSSTNRYDDPARAYGVLYLGRDLPTALMESVFHKHQWLADTKRSIALKEVQARMVRAVGVMDDVLLADLTAPGVMAGYFGLNLEQLASRDYTHTQQVSAQVHAILGDDGQALFDGVLYPSRNNYPAKSIALFERAAAKVGVVDDIDLVDHVDWPHFVATYRVDVEPDPGPVEPDDEAS; encoded by the coding sequence ATGAGCCACGAGCTGCCTTCGTTCCTGATCGATGCCGGTGAACTGCTCCAGCATGTGAGCCGCGTCGTCTATCGGGGCAGCCCGCTGTACTATGGCCGCAGCAGCACCAATCGCTACGATGACCCGGCGCGGGCCTACGGCGTGCTCTACCTGGGGCGCGACCTGCCCACGGCGCTGATGGAGTCGGTGTTTCATAAGCACCAGTGGCTTGCGGACACGAAGCGCTCGATCGCGCTGAAAGAAGTCCAGGCCCGGATGGTGCGCGCAGTAGGCGTGATGGACGATGTGCTCTTGGCCGACCTCACGGCGCCGGGCGTCATGGCGGGCTACTTCGGCCTGAACCTGGAGCAGTTGGCCAGCCGCGACTACACGCACACGCAGCAAGTGTCCGCCCAGGTGCATGCAATTCTCGGAGACGACGGCCAAGCGCTGTTCGACGGGGTGCTCTATCCGTCGCGCAACAACTATCCCGCCAAGAGCATCGCCCTGTTCGAGCGTGCGGCAGCAAAGGTAGGCGTTGTCGATGACATCGACCTGGTGGACCATGTGGACTGGCCGCACTTCGTTGCCACGTATCGCGTCGACGTGGAGCCTGACCCCGGCCCGGTGGAACCGGATGACGAAGCGTCATGA